The proteins below are encoded in one region of Lepisosteus oculatus isolate fLepOcu1 chromosome 10, fLepOcu1.hap2, whole genome shotgun sequence:
- the c10h6orf62 gene encoding uncharacterized protein C6orf62 homolog isoform X2, which translates to MGDPNSRRKQTMNRLRAQLRKKKESLADQFDFKMYIAFVFKEKKKKSALFEVAEVVPVMTNNYEENILKGVRDSSYSLESSLELLQKDVVQLHAPRYHSMRRDVIGCTQEMDFILWPRNDIEKIVCLLFSRWKGSEDEPFRPVQAKFEFHHGDYEKQFLHALSRKDKAGMVMNNPSQSVFLFMDRQHLQTPRKQATVFKLCSICLYLPQDQLTCWGVGGIEDNLHPYMPD; encoded by the exons ATGGGGGACCCAAACTCACGGAGAAAACAAACCATGAACCGACTTCGTGCTCAGcttaggaaaaaaaaggaatcttTAGCTGACCAGTTCGATTTCAAGATGTACATCGCATTTGTGTTTAAAGAAAAG AAGAAGAAGTCTGCGCTTTTCGAAGTAGCTGAAGTGGTACCAGTTATGACGAATAACTATGAAGAGAATATCCTTAAAGGTGTGAGGGATTCCAGCTACTCCTTAGAAAGTTCTTTAGAACTGCTGCAGAAGGATGTGGTGCAGTTACATGCCCCTCGCTATCACTCCATGCGCAGG GATGTCATAGGTTGTACCCAGGAGATGGATTTCATTCTTTGGCCTCGTAATGACATTGAGAAGATAGTCTGTCTTCTGTTCTCCAGATGGAAGGGATCTGAAGATGAGCCCTTTAGGCCTGTTCAG GCCAAGTTTGAGTTTCATCATGGAGACTACGAGAAGCAGTTCCTGCATGCACTGAGCCGAAAGGACAAGGCTGGAATGGTCATGAATAACCCCAGTCAGTCTGTGTTCCTCTTTATGGACAGACAACACTTACAG ACTCCAAGAAAACAGGCCACAGTTTTCAAGTTGTGCAGCATCTGCCTTTACCTGCCACAGGACCAGCTGACCTGCTGGGGGGTTGGGGGCATTGAGGACAACCTCCATCCCTACATGCCAGACTAG
- the gmnn gene encoding geminin — translation MNSEMRQIGNTKSFCNSGVQSGSTVRRTLQVLQPSATTGHLVGRAGEPVKSFSKRKLWIAEQQKGSKRVKAEVKVYTEGSENKNTSEEMTKEAYELMVKEIPPSAYWKEVAEERRKALYNVLQENEKLHREIESRDEQVTQLRQENEELQELAQHVQYMADMIERLTGKSPDSIEAVRDLDLEEQEEDQDEDLSSEEEEFLEEDYEEPAASVSDSVNQI, via the exons ATGAATTCGGAAATGAGACAGATCGGGAACACAAAG agCTTTTGCAATAGTGGGGTTCAGAGTGGATCAACTGTGAGGCGAACACTGCAGGTCCTTCAGCCCTCTGCAACAACTGGGCATCTGGTTGGCAGAGCAGGAGAG ccaGTTAAGTCATTCTCAAAGAGAAAACTGTGGATTGCTGAGCAACAAAAGGGATCAAAGAGGGTGAAGGCAGAAGTCAAAGTTTACACGGAGGGCAGTGAAAACAAGAACACGTCTGAGGAAATGACAAAGGAGGCATATGAGCTTATggtcaaag AAATCCCACCATCTGCCTACTGGAAAGAGGTTGCCGAAGAAAGGAGGAAAGCACTCTATaatgttcttcaagaaaatgaaaag TTGCACAGGGAGATTGAATCCAGAGATGAGCAGGTCACCCAATTAAGGCAAGAAAATGAAGAACTTCAGGAACTTGCACAACATGTTCAGTACATGGCAGATATGATTGAG aGGTTAACTGGAAAGAGTCCGGATAGTATTGAAGCTGTGAGAGACCTGGACTTGGAAGAACAAGAAGAGGATCAAGATGAAGACTTGAGCAGTGAGGAAGAGGAGTTTTTGGAAGAGGACTATGAGGAACCTGCTGCATCAGTGTCTGATTCTGTTAAccaaatttaa
- the c10h6orf62 gene encoding uncharacterized protein C6orf62 homolog isoform X1, translating into MGDPNSRRKQTMNRLRAQLRKKKESLADQFDFKMYIAFVFKEKKKKSALFEVAEVVPVMTNNYEENILKGVRDSSYSLESSLELLQKDVVQLHAPRYHSMRRDVIGCTQEMDFILWPRNDIEKIVCLLFSRWKGSEDEPFRPVQVDLPTAKFEFHHGDYEKQFLHALSRKDKAGMVMNNPSQSVFLFMDRQHLQTPRKQATVFKLCSICLYLPQDQLTCWGVGGIEDNLHPYMPD; encoded by the exons ATGGGGGACCCAAACTCACGGAGAAAACAAACCATGAACCGACTTCGTGCTCAGcttaggaaaaaaaaggaatcttTAGCTGACCAGTTCGATTTCAAGATGTACATCGCATTTGTGTTTAAAGAAAAG AAGAAGAAGTCTGCGCTTTTCGAAGTAGCTGAAGTGGTACCAGTTATGACGAATAACTATGAAGAGAATATCCTTAAAGGTGTGAGGGATTCCAGCTACTCCTTAGAAAGTTCTTTAGAACTGCTGCAGAAGGATGTGGTGCAGTTACATGCCCCTCGCTATCACTCCATGCGCAGG GATGTCATAGGTTGTACCCAGGAGATGGATTTCATTCTTTGGCCTCGTAATGACATTGAGAAGATAGTCTGTCTTCTGTTCTCCAGATGGAAGGGATCTGAAGATGAGCCCTTTAGGCCTGTTCAGGTGGACCTACCTACA GCCAAGTTTGAGTTTCATCATGGAGACTACGAGAAGCAGTTCCTGCATGCACTGAGCCGAAAGGACAAGGCTGGAATGGTCATGAATAACCCCAGTCAGTCTGTGTTCCTCTTTATGGACAGACAACACTTACAG ACTCCAAGAAAACAGGCCACAGTTTTCAAGTTGTGCAGCATCTGCCTTTACCTGCCACAGGACCAGCTGACCTGCTGGGGGGTTGGGGGCATTGAGGACAACCTCCATCCCTACATGCCAGACTAG
- the armh2 gene encoding armadillo-like helical domain-containing protein 2, protein MFQRLALFYETHIKPHLFPSEDLSDMGSENLHHRKIRLAGRDIQNTSLPLKKRVQAASYIGLLAYTGGYAAGTCAGEFMASLIGFLKHPAIMDKGIMTVLQSLSGICYIHLHNQKRAKDLELVDILLNILHMKEATLLLNKSTQVKFWSCYLLSVLCCNNIPIIKTLNNSERLQRDLEILAHKGWYGWPNNYAKELLQLLGYARPKH, encoded by the exons ATGTTTCAGCGTCTGGCTTTATTTTATGAGACACACATCAAACCCCATCTGTTTCCCAGTGAGGACCTGTCAGACATGGGGAGTGAGAATCTTCACCACAGAAAGATCAGGCTTGCTGGCCGGGACATTCAGAACACCAGCCTACCCCTGAAGAAAAGAGTACAGGCAGCCTCCTATATTGGGCTACTGGCCTACACAG GTGGCTACGCGGCTGGGACATGCGCTGGAGAGTTCATGGCTAGCCTCATTGGCTTTCTAAAGCATCCTGCCATCATGGACAAAGGCATCATGACAGTTCTGCAGAGTCTGAGTGGCATTTGCTACATACACCTTCACAACCAGAAAAGGGCAAAGGACCTGGAACTCGTCGACATTCTCCTGAACATCCTGCATATGAAGGAAGCCACCCTCTTACTAAACAAGTCCACCCAAGTGAAGTTCTGGAGCTGCTACTTGTTGAGTGTTCTCTGCTGCAACAACATCCCCATTATCAAAACACTAAATAACTCAGAGAGACTACAGAGAGACCTGGAGATCTTGGCACACAAGGGGTGGTATGGCTGGCCCAATAACTACGCCAAGGAATTGCTCCAGCTCCTGGGATATGCAAGGCCCAAGCACTGA
- the acot13 gene encoding acyl-coenzyme A thioesterase 13 produces MGSSSLNSLKQLMRAMIDGPGFDRVLRKMHLVSACPGKVVCEMKVEEEHTNRGGTLHGGLTATLVDIVSTTALLYTERAEPGVSVDMNITYMNTAKLGEDVLITAQVLKQGRTLAFATVDITNKETGKLIAQGRHTKHLGG; encoded by the exons ATGGGTTCTTCGtcattaaattctttaaaacagTTAATGAGAGCTATGATTGATGGTCCGGGATTTGATCGAGTTTTAAGGAAG ATGCACCTCGTGTCTGCCTGCCCGGGGAAAGTGGTGTGTGAGATGAAAGTGGAAGAGGAGCACACGAACCGCGGGGGCACTCTGCACGGGGGGCTGACTGCCACTTTGGTGGATATAGTTTCCACTACGGCCCTGCTTTATACTGAGAGAGCGGAGCCCGGCGTCAGCGTAGACATGAACATCAC GTATATGAACACTGCAAAATTGGGAGAGGATGTCCTTATCACTGCCCAGGTTTTGAAGCAAGGACGGACCTTGGCATTTGCAACTGTAGATATCACAAACAAAGAAACAGGAAAGCTCATTGCTCAGGGAAGACACACCAAGCATCTTGGTGGCTGA